One genomic region from Cellulomonas hominis encodes:
- a CDS encoding sensor domain-containing diguanylate cyclase — translation MVLGLCALLCAAGAIWPPSPRTEVAVWGAASLVLALVAAGSVLARHHPRTPLAGAVLGVAVGAVLVARCQTEAGVVTTSLGLVMAGQAAPLLGGKRSVRSLLVLVLVALPLAMAASPVPFSPVRWLVLALMTVVTSWLVKHLLDALRVLATTDDLTGVLTRAAFDARAATLLHRAAVSGRPASVVCLDVDDFKEVNDTHGHQAGDEVLVRLVEGWRGALERDDLIGRMGGDEFAVVLAGRTAEGAEEWALRASGLRAPADPTWSHGVAQARRDEPVRDALARADAALYARKNGRADAGH, via the coding sequence GTGGTGCTCGGGCTGTGCGCGCTGCTCTGCGCGGCCGGCGCGATCTGGCCGCCGTCGCCGCGCACCGAGGTGGCCGTCTGGGGCGCGGCGTCGCTGGTCCTCGCGCTGGTCGCCGCGGGGTCGGTGCTCGCCCGGCACCACCCGCGCACCCCGCTCGCCGGGGCGGTCCTCGGGGTGGCCGTCGGGGCGGTGCTGGTCGCCCGGTGCCAGACCGAGGCGGGCGTGGTGACGACGTCGCTCGGGCTGGTCATGGCCGGGCAGGCGGCCCCGCTGCTCGGCGGGAAGCGGTCCGTGCGCAGCCTGCTCGTGCTCGTGCTCGTCGCGCTGCCGCTCGCGATGGCCGCGTCGCCGGTGCCGTTCAGCCCCGTGCGGTGGCTGGTGCTCGCGCTCATGACGGTGGTGACGAGCTGGCTGGTCAAGCACCTGCTGGACGCGCTGCGGGTGCTCGCCACGACGGACGACCTGACCGGCGTGCTGACCCGGGCCGCCTTCGACGCGCGTGCCGCGACGCTGCTGCACCGGGCGGCGGTCAGCGGCCGGCCCGCCAGCGTGGTGTGCCTCGACGTCGACGACTTCAAGGAGGTCAACGACACCCACGGCCACCAGGCGGGGGACGAGGTGCTGGTCCGGCTGGTCGAGGGCTGGCGGGGCGCGCTGGAGCGGGACGACCTGATCGGACGGATGGGTGGCGACGAGTTCGCCGTCGTCCTCGCCGGCCGGACCGCCGAGGGTGCCGAGGAGTGGGCGCTGCGGGCGAGCGGCCTGCGCGCTCCGGCGGACCCGACGTGGAGCCACGGCGTCGCCCAGGCGCGGCGGGACGAGCCGGTGCGCGACGCCCTGGCGCGTGCGGACGCCGCGCTGTACGCGCGGAAGAACGGCCGCGCCGACGCGGGGCACTGA